The window TGGGAGAGGGTGAGGAGGTTATGGGGCCGCTCTTTCCTTGGGGCCAGCCTAGTAAGCTGCCTGCTGTCCTCCCAGCCTGGCTCTCCCAGCACTTGGCCTCTTTGGGGTCTTGCCTCACCTCTGAGCACAGAGACGTTCTGGGAGGAGACGGAGGAGGGCTGGCCAGAGACACGGAGTTCGCATGTGTAGGTCCCCTCGTCCTTGGTGGTGAAGGCAGATAAGTAGAGGACCTTGAGGTTGTACTTGCTGGTTAAGTTGGTTCGGGAGCGGTATGTGTGCTCAGGCACCCCCACAGTGCCAAAGAGCACGTGCTTCTTTGTCTCACGGGTCAGGCTGAACTCGTACTGGATGGGCATGCTGGTGGTATTCTCATAGCGGCAGTCCAGACGAAGGCTCTGGTCTGCCAGGCAGGCTGTTAGGCTGGTCACCTTCTGCCCTCGGGATACCTGCAAAACTGGAACCAGGAGTGCCCCTTTGAGTTGGGGGAGATCTACAGAGCAGGGGGCCTCCCACCCACATAGAGGAGAAATGGGCCTGGCCAGCGAGGGCACAGTTCTCTGCTGTGTGAATGCCTTTTCCTATGCCAGCGATCCCAGCCTATCTCCCCACCTGCAGACTTCAGCCTCCCTCCCTAGTCTGCTCCAGCCCTGAGTCCTGTCAATGTGTTTCAAGGACAAGAGATCTTGGGAATTCAACACAGGCTCCTGGTTCCCATTTGGACAATTCAATTCAGTAATGTGGGGCAGCACTTAGCAAATTGTTTCTAGAAACCACCTAGATCAGCTCAGTGGACTAGCTGACTCTGGGATGAAAAAGAGCCCTCTGTTCCTCAGTCACCTTCTCTTTTCTGAGGCCATTAGGGAGAAGCTAGCTTCTCTGAAGGGAAGAAAGCCCGGGTGCCTGGACCCAGCCCCACCTCTTGCCCAGTACCTGTCAACAGGAGAGCGATACCAATGGCTGGGTGCATGGTGCTGAGGTCTCAGTCCTGGACCTGGGGTGGGAATAGGATGGGAATCAGTTAAGAGGTGGGCACACATGCCCACACTTACTGCCCGGGCTGGGGGTGCCAGGAACATGTGGCTTGGTAGACATCTCAGACCCTCACACCATCCACCCTTGTCTCCCCACTTCTTACTAGAATGTGACATTGCCACTGGCTCTCCCCCTTAGGGAAAGTGTGGGAGGAAGAAACACACACCCTATAACGGCCAGTGTCTGTGCTTAGCTATGGAGCACTACTAGCTAGGTGACGTAAGTGACTTTACTACTTTCTCCTCTGCTTACATAGGAATGTAAGAGCCATCGGGGAAGAAacttcttatttaaaatttttttttaaactgtggcAAAATACAAATAACATTTACTACCTTTAACCCTGTAAGTATTACATTCAGCATGTTTAACAGTGCTAAGTGCATTTCCATTGCTTTGCAGCCAATCTCcagaattctttttatctttcaaaactaaaactttataccgttaaaaatataaaactttatacCGTTAAACAAAAACTCCCCATCTGGGGACTTCCTGTTTCTTGTTTGGAAGACAATCCCCAGTGCTCAGAACAGTCCCTGGCATATAAAATGTGCTCAAAAGTActatgagtgaatgaatgagtttttCTGAACCCTACATACCCCCAGGGTTATGATGGTgattaagaaaaacaacaaacatcTGACGCTGACTGCTCCATAGCAAGTGATGCACAGATGTGGAGGGTGGCTAAGGATGCTCCGGGCTCAGCCTGTACTGGGCACAAGCTAAGGGTGTTCCTGAATGCGGGTGAGAGAAAGTGACAGTGCTCTCCCCTTGCACAGGATGCTTCTAAATGTCATTTCTCTGGAGTTCCTGGGGCTGCTGTTTTCCAGTCGGTTTTCAATAGCGTCCCTGCCTAGCTCtctgctttgtctttttttttttttatggcctcGGCTGGACCAGCATCCTGGTGAGGTGACACAGAGCAAATAGTCTAGTCTGTCGGCAGCACTGCAAGCCTGAGAGAGGCCACACAAGGGGCGTGCGCCTGCGAGTGGGCACAGGGCCCTGCCTTGTTGCACGCGCCTGGATGGGCAGCGCGCCACTGGGCAAGTTCAGGGTCCTCAGCGCTCAACCACTGGGGCGGGTGAGGGTAAGGTCCGGGGGCTGCGGCTACTATCAACGTCCTGTGGGTCcccagggtggggtggaggagctgCTAGTCCGAGCCAGATCCCGAGGCGCGCTGTTgcggaggaaaggagaggggtggcGTCTGGCTTTGATTCGAGGACGCTGGCCTACGGAGGAGAGGTGCAGGCTTGGGACctaggaggggaagggggagcggCAGCCATTACAAGAAAGGGGGAATAGGTCTGGGGCTCGAGGGGATAGTAGAGCCAAATGCAGGGGTAGAGCGCTGTTGGGAAGGTGTAGTCTGTACTCATTACTCTGCCCTGGGTCTTCACGGTCCAGACCCAGAGAAGCTGTGCTTCTCTGCTCCCTCTCTGCTCCAGCTTCTCCCCGCGAGCCCCACCCTTATCTGTTTCCATATTCCAATCCTCTCCTTTCCCAGCTGAGGTCCCCTTCCCCCTCACACATCATGCTTTCTCAGTTCTCCCCTCCCCCGTCGGCCTGTCTTCCCCGCCCGTGGCACTGCGGTTTCCTTTTCCTCCAGTGGCCCACACCCAGCTTGCCAAGAGGTCACTGGGCAGAGGTTCCCTCCGGTTAGCCATCCTCAGTCCTCTCCCCTCAATATCACCTGCagtccccatcccccacctttgGGGTTTGGGACCGTCTGGATGGGGAGCAGAACCACAGGAAGTGCTTTGCGCCCTCCCTCCCAGTTCTTCTCCAGCGCCCCGGCCTCAGAAAGCCGTCCCCCAGTAGGCGAAAGCTCGGGAGTGCCTCTCCCcaaaggccaggcgcagtggcccAGCAGGAGGGTCCCACTCCCACCACTGCCTGTGAAGCAGAATCCTCCCAGCTCTGTGCCGCTGCTTCCCACGGCCCTCGGACCGTTTCTGAAGCCTCGGGTTGGGAGGGCTTTCAGGGGTGCCAGATGGCTATCCCTGCGCCCGGGGTCCCGCCTGCTGGGTCCCAGCACCCACCTCGACTCAGGTCCTCCGCTGCTGCAGCCTCCTCCTGGACCCGACGCCACCTCCAGTTGCTGTACCTCGCTTGGTGCCCGCAGTTTTCACCAGGGGTGGAGGAGAGGGGGAGCGGGGAGGGCAGGGGACTCAGCCAATCAGAGGCGGAGCGGGGAGAGGATGGCGGGCGAAGGGAGGAGGCGGTCCCCTGTTAgtgtgggagggtggggggtTGCGGCAGAAAGAGACCTCACCCTGAAGCTGGCAGGGCTGGCCAGAGACTGAAGGATTCAGGAGGATTCGAAAGCGCAGACAGAGATCTGGGTGGAAACGCAACCCACCTGCCCAGCGCGGAAAACCATTGCTCAGCTTTTTACATCTGTAACCCTTTCTTCTTGAGAAGTCTGGGAAACCAAAGTGTGAGGGGTGCAGGCTGGAGGCCGGCAACCAGCTTCCTTGGTAGGGCCCACGCTTCCGCATTTCCTTCCATCAGGGGCCCACCTCCCCCAGAACCTGCATTGAGAGGCCTTGGTGACCTCTCAGTGAGAGACTATTCTAGTCTCTCTGAAAGGAAGCCGACTGGGTGTTTTACGTATTGGAGCAGACCTTCAGAAGCAAGGTTGGCACCGCACCCTCCCTATCCCTGGTCCCCCGCCATGCCCTCCCCCCTTATCTATCGCAGAGCAGCCCTGTGGACACAGCCCTTTGGATGCTTTCTGCTCTGGGGCACTCCTGTctccttcagctcctgggctggcACCTTCCTATCCACACAGCTAGAAAGTTCTGGTTTCATGAGTGCCGCCTTGTTCTTTTGGCCTTCAGACTGGGGAAGGAGTCTTGCCTTTGACCAGGCACTGGGCTGGGCACATTCCATCCACAACCACCTTTACCTCCCATCAACCTCCCCACCTCATCCCCTGGGGAGAAAGCGGGAGAGCTGACCAAGTGACCTAGGCTGTGGAACCCCAGGCTGAGCCACCCCACTCGGGGGTCCCAGcgcaggagaggagagagtgaaCTCAGCTCCTGATCCCTGGTGCACCCCTTTTAGTCTGTCAATGTGATGTCACTAGAAGCCCCAGGGTCTTTTGTACAGCCAGTGCTGATGATTTTTATCTCCCCCTCACAACTGGgatgaatttttttaaaccaatgttTGATTGATTCGCATTCTCCTTGCTTCTTTTTGAATTCTGGTCATAACATTCTGTGGGCTGCCTCCTGGCTGTCTGCCTGCCCATTCTCCTATGGAAGTCAGCCCTGGCACCTTTGCAGTTTACCACACTGCAGTGGCACTGCTGGAAGCCATCCCTGGGCTTGCAAGTGGGAGATgcattctcctctcctctccctgatGGGACCTTCTAACTGGAATGAGCGATGCAGATGGTCAGGCCCAAAGGAGCTATTCACTTTAGTAAACCACGGAAGATCCTGCGGCACCTTGTGAAAAATATGGCTGGCTCTGCCCACCCAGGACCGCCTTCATCTAGTACTAGGGCCACTGAGCCTGCACGTTCCACAGCTCCCTGGGGTCTGGGTACTCTAACACACTGATCTGGTTAGAGCACCCCTCTTCACAGGTGTACTAATCTGGCTTCTCACTGTTTGCAGGGTAATTTTCAGGGCTCTCCAGGACCCGGCTGCTGACCTCTGCTACCCCTTCTTCCTGTCTGTTTTACTGTTGCATTCCAGACACGCCAtctttctctctgtca is drawn from Nycticebus coucang isolate mNycCou1 chromosome 6, mNycCou1.pri, whole genome shotgun sequence and contains these coding sequences:
- the THY1 gene encoding thy-1 membrane glycoprotein, with the protein product MHPAIGIALLLTVLQVSRGQKVTSLTACLADQSLRLDCRYENTTSMPIQYEFSLTRETKKHVLFGTVGVPEHTYRSRTNLTSKYNLKVLYLSAFTTKDEGTYTCELRVSGQPSSVSSQNVSVLRDKLVKCEGISLLAQNTSWLLLLLLSLSLLQATDFISL